TCCTCACCCGGGCGGCCTACGTGCACCTGAAGGAAAAGCGCCCCCTGATCCTGGTGCCCCGGGAAGCTCCCCTGCCCCTTCCTACCCTTAGGGCCATGGTGCAGGCAGCGGAGGCCGGAGCCTTGATCCTTCCGGCGAGCCCTGGCTTCTACCACCGGCCCAAGGAGATCCGGGACCTTCTGGGCTTCATCACCCAGCGTATCCTGGACCACCTGGGCTTGAGCGCTGAGCGGGCTCCCCGCTGGGGAGAGGGGATTGGTTAGGTCTTGTCTTCAAAAACCATGCGGAAAAGTCGGGCCGAGGCCGGGCAAGCTCCTTGGAACTCTTGTGAGGCAAGCAGGGGTGGAGGAGCCATTTGGCGCGGTACCTCGGCAAACCCTTCCCGGACGAGCAGTTCGGAGATGGTCTGGCTAAGGGCGTAGGCCTCCTTAAAGCCTCGGCTCTTCACCTCGTTTATCGCAAAGCGGAGGAGGCGTAGCCCTAGTCCCCGTCCTCGGAACTTCTTGGCAACCACCAGGGACCGGAGGAGGGCGAAGGGAGGGTAGCCCTCGTAGCCCACAAGGCCCAGGGGGTGTCCCTCCTCCTCCAG
Above is a genomic segment from Thermus antranikianii DSM 12462 containing:
- a CDS encoding GNAT family N-acetyltransferase; its protein translation is MIRPLLPREWGTARALLQEANLPLEGLEAARLFLLEEEGHPLGLVGYEGYPPFALLRSLVVAKKFRGRGLGLRLLRFAINEVKSRGFKEAYALSQTISELLVREGFAEVPRQMAPPPLLASQEFQGACPASARLFRMVFEDKT